A single window of Lysobacter oculi DNA harbors:
- the yjgA gene encoding ribosome biogenesis factor YjgA, producing MRGRDEDSGEFLSASRSEQRRAALDVLALAHVLVDKSEAELGKLPIDDALRAHVRDAARITSPIARKRAVAFLAKQMRKEDDDALDAIRDALDANSEGSRRQVALMHRAETWRTRLIEGGDDALAAFIDENPGADRQRLRQLARNAQEEAKRNKPPRAFRELYREILAAAKGVSSVDDQMAFDDDAGDEGEEA from the coding sequence ATGCGCGGACGCGACGAGGACAGCGGCGAGTTCCTTTCGGCCAGCCGCAGCGAGCAACGGCGCGCGGCACTGGACGTGCTGGCGCTGGCGCATGTGCTGGTGGACAAGAGCGAGGCCGAGCTCGGCAAGCTGCCGATCGACGACGCGCTGCGCGCGCATGTGCGCGATGCCGCCCGCATCACTTCGCCGATCGCGCGGAAGCGTGCGGTGGCTTTCCTCGCCAAGCAGATGCGCAAGGAAGACGACGATGCGCTCGACGCGATCCGCGACGCACTGGACGCCAACAGCGAGGGCTCGCGCAGGCAGGTGGCGTTGATGCACCGCGCGGAAACCTGGCGCACGCGGCTCATCGAGGGCGGCGACGATGCGCTAGCCGCCTTCATCGACGAAAACCCCGGCGCGGACCGCCAGCGCCTGCGCCAGCTGGCACGCAACGCGCAGGAAGAGGCGAAGCGGAACAAGCCGCCACGCGCGTTCCGCGAGCTGTATCGCGAGATATTGGCGGCGGCGAAGGGCGTGTCGTCCGTGGACGACCAGATGGCGTTCGATGACGATGCCGGGGATGAGGGTGAGGAGGCGTAG
- the tldD gene encoding metalloprotease TldD, whose translation MSQNFAIAESRLLAPAGLSTSDIERTFSTLLASGADFGDLYFQHSRRESWSMEDGIVKDGAHAIEQGVGVRAISGEKTGFAYSGEIDAAALLAAAGSARAIARDGGASSAQALARRDARLLYRADDPIDALGNEAKVEALRRVDALLRSLDPRVQQVMVSLSAAIDTVLVARSDGVLAADVRPLVRMNVQVIVEQNGRRESGYAGFGGRYSYEQLLGDGQPEKFAREALRQALVNLESIDAPAGVMPVVLGNGWTGVLLHEAVGHGLEGDFNRKGTSTYAGRMGQRVASPGVTIVDDATLAGRRGSLNCDDEGTPTQSTTLIEDGVLTGYMQDTLNARLMGMAPTGNGRRESYAHLVMPRMTNTYMLAGQDEPEDMIRSVKRGLYAVNFGGGQVDITSGKYVFSATEAYLIEDGKVTAPVKGATLIGNGPETMQRVTMIGHDLALDDGVGVCGKDGQSVPVGVGQPSLKISEMTVGGTQA comes from the coding sequence ATGAGCCAGAACTTCGCCATCGCCGAATCGCGCCTGCTGGCGCCGGCGGGCCTGTCGACATCCGACATCGAACGCACCTTCTCCACGCTGCTCGCCAGCGGCGCGGATTTCGGCGACCTGTACTTCCAGCATTCGCGGCGCGAGAGCTGGTCGATGGAAGACGGCATCGTCAAGGACGGCGCGCATGCCATCGAACAGGGCGTCGGCGTGCGCGCGATCAGTGGCGAGAAGACCGGCTTCGCGTATTCCGGCGAGATCGATGCCGCCGCGCTGCTGGCCGCCGCCGGTTCCGCCCGTGCCATCGCGCGGGATGGCGGCGCGTCATCGGCACAGGCCTTGGCCCGCCGCGATGCGCGGTTGCTGTATCGCGCCGACGATCCCATCGACGCGCTCGGCAACGAGGCGAAGGTGGAAGCCTTGCGCCGCGTCGATGCGCTGCTGCGCAGCCTGGACCCGCGCGTGCAGCAGGTGATGGTGAGCCTGTCGGCCGCCATCGACACCGTGCTCGTCGCCCGCAGCGACGGCGTGCTCGCCGCCGACGTGCGCCCGCTGGTGCGGATGAACGTGCAGGTGATCGTGGAGCAGAACGGCCGGCGCGAATCGGGCTATGCCGGTTTCGGTGGCCGCTATTCGTACGAACAGTTGCTGGGCGATGGGCAACCGGAGAAGTTCGCGCGCGAGGCGCTGCGGCAGGCGTTGGTGAACCTGGAATCCATCGATGCGCCGGCCGGCGTGATGCCGGTGGTGCTCGGCAACGGCTGGACCGGCGTGCTGCTGCACGAGGCCGTCGGCCACGGGCTGGAAGGCGATTTCAACCGCAAGGGCACGTCCACTTACGCGGGGCGCATGGGCCAGCGCGTGGCATCACCCGGCGTGACGATCGTCGATGACGCCACGCTCGCCGGCCGCCGCGGTTCGCTCAATTGCGATGACGAGGGCACGCCGACGCAGTCCACGACGTTGATCGAGGACGGCGTGCTGACCGGCTACATGCAGGACACGCTCAACGCGCGCCTGATGGGGATGGCGCCGACCGGCAACGGCCGCCGCGAGTCTTATGCGCATCTGGTGATGCCGCGCATGACCAACACCTACATGCTGGCCGGGCAGGACGAACCGGAAGACATGATCCGCAGCGTCAAGCGCGGGCTGTACGCGGTGAACTTCGGCGGCGGGCAGGTGGACATCACCAGCGGCAAGTACGTGTTCTCGGCGACCGAGGCGTATCTGATCGAAGACGGCAAGGTGACCGCGCCGGTGAAGGGCGCGACGCTGATCGGCAACGGCCCGGAGACGATGCAGCGGGTGACGATGATCGGCCACGATCTGGCGCTGGACGATGGTGTGGGCGTATGCGGCAAGGACGGGCAGTCGGTGCCGGTCGGCGTGGGCCAGCCCTCGCTCAAGATCAGCGAGATGACGGTGGGCGGGACGCAGGCTTGA